From a single Nicotiana tomentosiformis chromosome 2, ASM39032v3, whole genome shotgun sequence genomic region:
- the LOC104094348 gene encoding F-box protein SKIP24 isoform X2, translated as MSASALPDELWRRILEIGIEFYNFNYKDLCCLSITCRRLNRLSSDDSLWSSLFSADFPQYPIKQHRSSSSVSNKSLYKIREASVALNVWQPEVVRGKQKQIVEQCNVPVNNRIHAIEMELKLCKQQVEGFEKALRVEKRRMQAAKEKLASVEYHPLRDFNLAVTPIAEQAMRKRLRTSSKETRS; from the exons ATGTCGGCATCAGCTTTGCCGGACGAGCTATGGAGACGAATCCTTGAAATCGGAATTGAATTCTACAACTTCAACTACAAAGATCTTTGCTGCCTATCCATAACTTGCAGACGTCTCAACCGACTCTCCTCCGACGATTCTCTTTGGTCCTCTTTGTTCTCCGCCGATTTTCCCCAATATCCTATTAAGCAACATCGTTCGTCTTCTTCTGTATCCAATAAATCGCTCTACAAAATAAG GGAAGCCTCAGTTGCACTAAATGTTTGGCAGCCGGAGGTTGTCCGGGGTAAGCAAAAGCAGATAGTTGAGCAATGCAATGTACCTGTTAACAATCGTATCCATGCCATTGAGATGGAGCTCAAGCTTTGCAAACAGCAAGTTGAAGGGTTTGAGAAGGCCCTT AGAGTTGAAAAAAGGAGAATGCAGGCAGCAAAGGAAAAGCTGGCTTCCGTAGAATATCACCCCTTGCGAGATTTTAACTTAGCAGTCACACCGATTGCTGAACAGGCCATGAGAAAAAGATTAAGAACATCAAGT AAGGAAACTAGGAGTTGA
- the LOC104094348 gene encoding F-box protein SKIP24 isoform X1, protein MSASALPDELWRRILEIGIEFYNFNYKDLCCLSITCRRLNRLSSDDSLWSSLFSADFPQYPIKQHRSSSSVSNKSLYKIRYEKVREQKVLAHRRAVLRIQSEINEHSRRIRETELRSAEEKEKMKSTVAEFLNLHKIREASVALNVWQPEVVRGKQKQIVEQCNVPVNNRIHAIEMELKLCKQQVEGFEKALRVEKRRMQAAKEKLASVEYHPLRDFNLAVTPIAEQAMRKRLRTSSKETRS, encoded by the exons ATGTCGGCATCAGCTTTGCCGGACGAGCTATGGAGACGAATCCTTGAAATCGGAATTGAATTCTACAACTTCAACTACAAAGATCTTTGCTGCCTATCCATAACTTGCAGACGTCTCAACCGACTCTCCTCCGACGATTCTCTTTGGTCCTCTTTGTTCTCCGCCGATTTTCCCCAATATCCTATTAAGCAACATCGTTCGTCTTCTTCTGTATCCAATAAATCGCTCTACAAAATAAG ATATGAAAAAGTCCGAGAACAGAAGGTTTTGGCCCATAGAAGGGCCGTTTtaagaattcagagtgaaattaATGAGCATTCTAGGAGGATTCGGGAGACGGAACTTCGATCTGCAGAGGAGAAAGAGAAGATGAAGAGCACTGTTGCTGAGTTTTTAAATTTGCATAAAATCAG GGAAGCCTCAGTTGCACTAAATGTTTGGCAGCCGGAGGTTGTCCGGGGTAAGCAAAAGCAGATAGTTGAGCAATGCAATGTACCTGTTAACAATCGTATCCATGCCATTGAGATGGAGCTCAAGCTTTGCAAACAGCAAGTTGAAGGGTTTGAGAAGGCCCTT AGAGTTGAAAAAAGGAGAATGCAGGCAGCAAAGGAAAAGCTGGCTTCCGTAGAATATCACCCCTTGCGAGATTTTAACTTAGCAGTCACACCGATTGCTGAACAGGCCATGAGAAAAAGATTAAGAACATCAAGT AAGGAAACTAGGAGTTGA